The proteins below come from a single Verrucomicrobiia bacterium genomic window:
- a CDS encoding DUF4412 domain-containing protein has product MKKIFRPAVLLVCFLALPLVGRAQVGGAGPGSAFDAAFTKLFGDIKGFSAKADIAMKEAKGITTLLANFALLDDKIRLDMDLGQIKGPDISADMAAQLKAMGMDKISTIVDKQTKRLQLIYPTAKAYADMPLPKEQAEALDKEPKIERTKLGEEKVEGYDCAKYRYTFEDDQGKKREVMVWQAAKLKDFPVKIQTSEKGNEVTILYKDIKLDRPAAETFALPADYTKYPGMMELMQGVMMKQMQPPR; this is encoded by the coding sequence ATGAAAAAGATATTCCGGCCAGCAGTCCTTCTAGTGTGTTTCCTTGCCCTGCCTTTGGTGGGCCGCGCCCAAGTGGGCGGGGCGGGTCCCGGCTCCGCCTTTGACGCCGCCTTTACGAAGCTCTTCGGTGACATCAAAGGGTTCAGTGCCAAGGCGGACATTGCGATGAAAGAAGCCAAGGGCATCACCACGTTGCTGGCAAATTTTGCCCTGCTGGACGATAAGATCCGCCTGGACATGGATCTGGGCCAGATCAAGGGCCCGGACATTTCCGCGGACATGGCGGCCCAGTTGAAAGCCATGGGCATGGACAAGATTTCCACCATTGTGGACAAGCAGACCAAGCGCCTGCAGCTCATTTATCCCACCGCCAAAGCCTACGCGGACATGCCCCTGCCCAAGGAACAGGCGGAGGCGCTGGACAAAGAACCCAAAATCGAGCGCACCAAGCTGGGAGAGGAAAAAGTTGAAGGCTACGACTGCGCCAAATACCGCTACACCTTCGAGGACGATCAGGGCAAGAAGCGCGAGGTCATGGTGTGGCAGGCGGCCAAACTCAAGGATTTTCCCGTCAAGATTCAAACCAGCGAAAAAGGCAACGAAGTCACCATCCTTTACAAGGACATCAAGCTGGACCGCCCTGCCGCCGAGACGTTTGCCCTGCCGGCGGATTATACCAAGTACCCCGGCATGATGGAGTTGATGCAGGGAGTGATGATGAAGCAGATGCAGCCGCCGCGCTGA
- the aceE gene encoding pyruvate dehydrogenase (acetyl-transferring), homodimeric type gives MACCENLLEVSLAEEPPEEAGMVMSTFIERLRKAGLEVPHVVRTPYLNTIPPEEEPDYPGDPELERRIKSYIRWNAMAMVVNANKDNDGIGGHISTYASCATLYEVGFNHFFRGGDGDRPADMVFFQGHAAPGIYARAFLEGRLTEQHLHHFRQELAEGGGLSSYPHPYLMPEFWQFPTVSMGLGPINSIYQARFNRYLKNRGLLKGEEPKVWCFVGDGESDEPETLGAITLASRENLDNLIWVVNCNLQRLDGPVRGNGKIIQELESAFRGAGWNVIKVIWGSDWDKLLKADKTGLLKRRMEETIDGESQKYSVEPGSYIRKHFFGKSPPLLELVNHLTDEQLRKLMRGGHDRRKVYAAYHAAVHHKGQPTVILAQTVKGYGLGEAGEGRNISHQQKKLNEKELREFRARFGVPISDEEIAEAPFYRPPPDSPESKYLLERRKALGGFLPQRKVKAAPLTTPKLSDFNEFLKGSSTPASTTMAFVRLLVGLLRNKNLGRHIVPIIPDEARTFGMDPLFREFGIYSSKGQLYEPVDHKSLSYYKEARDGQILEEGITEAGSMASFIAAGTAYASHGIPMVPFYIYYSMFGFQRVGDLMWLAGDIRARGFLLGATCGRTTLNGEGLQHQDGHSLLLASTIPTLLTYDPAFAYEIAVIICDGLRRMYQEGEDIFYYLTLYNENYPMPPMPAGAEEGILKGLYKYKAAPEGLKHKAHILGSGTIIHSALKAQEILASRYGVGADVWSATNYKKLRTDALLARRWNMLHPEAAPRKSYVETLLEKESGPFVAVSDHMKSVPDQIAPWVPGGLFTLGTDGFGRSDTRARLRRFFEVDAECTVIATLYALSLRGKIKPAVVTQAIHDLGVDPEKAFPELV, from the coding sequence ATGGCCTGCTGCGAAAACCTCCTGGAAGTCTCGCTGGCGGAAGAACCGCCGGAAGAGGCCGGCATGGTGATGAGCACGTTCATCGAGCGGTTGCGCAAGGCCGGTCTCGAAGTGCCCCACGTGGTGCGGACCCCCTACCTGAACACCATCCCGCCGGAGGAGGAACCCGATTATCCTGGCGATCCCGAGCTGGAGCGGCGCATCAAGAGCTACATCCGCTGGAACGCCATGGCGATGGTGGTGAATGCCAACAAGGACAATGACGGCATTGGCGGCCACATTTCCACCTACGCCTCCTGCGCCACGCTGTATGAAGTGGGTTTCAACCATTTCTTCCGCGGGGGTGACGGGGATCGCCCGGCGGACATGGTCTTCTTTCAGGGGCATGCCGCGCCGGGGATTTATGCGCGGGCGTTTCTGGAAGGCCGGCTCACCGAGCAGCACCTGCACCATTTCCGCCAGGAGCTGGCGGAGGGCGGCGGGTTGTCCTCGTATCCCCACCCCTATTTGATGCCGGAGTTCTGGCAATTCCCCACTGTGTCCATGGGCTTGGGGCCGATCAATTCCATTTATCAGGCGCGTTTCAACCGGTACTTGAAAAACCGCGGCTTGTTGAAGGGCGAGGAGCCCAAGGTGTGGTGTTTTGTGGGCGATGGCGAATCGGACGAGCCGGAGACGCTGGGCGCCATCACGCTGGCCTCGCGCGAGAATCTGGACAACCTGATTTGGGTGGTCAACTGCAACCTGCAGCGGCTGGACGGCCCCGTCCGCGGCAATGGCAAGATCATCCAGGAGTTGGAAAGCGCCTTCCGCGGCGCCGGCTGGAACGTCATCAAGGTCATCTGGGGCTCCGACTGGGACAAGCTCCTCAAAGCCGACAAAACCGGCCTGCTCAAGCGGCGGATGGAGGAGACCATTGACGGTGAATCGCAAAAATATTCCGTCGAGCCCGGCAGCTATATCCGCAAGCATTTCTTCGGCAAATCCCCGCCGCTGCTCGAGCTGGTCAATCATCTGACTGACGAGCAGTTGCGCAAGCTCATGCGCGGCGGGCATGATCGCCGCAAGGTGTATGCGGCCTATCATGCGGCCGTGCATCACAAGGGGCAGCCCACGGTGATCCTGGCGCAAACCGTCAAAGGTTACGGCCTGGGCGAGGCCGGCGAAGGCCGCAACATTTCACACCAGCAGAAGAAGCTCAACGAAAAGGAGCTGCGCGAGTTTCGCGCCCGTTTTGGCGTTCCCATCAGCGACGAAGAGATTGCCGAGGCGCCGTTTTACCGGCCGCCGCCGGACAGTCCGGAGAGCAAATACCTCCTGGAGCGGCGCAAAGCGTTGGGCGGTTTTCTGCCGCAGCGGAAGGTCAAAGCCGCGCCGCTGACGACGCCCAAATTGAGTGATTTCAATGAGTTTCTTAAAGGCTCGAGCACGCCGGCCTCGACCACCATGGCTTTTGTGCGGCTGCTGGTGGGATTGCTGCGCAATAAAAACCTGGGGCGGCACATCGTGCCCATCATTCCGGATGAGGCGCGCACCTTCGGCATGGATCCGCTCTTCCGGGAATTTGGCATTTACTCCTCCAAAGGCCAGCTCTACGAGCCGGTGGATCATAAATCGCTCTCGTATTACAAGGAGGCGCGGGATGGCCAGATTCTGGAGGAGGGCATCACCGAGGCCGGCTCCATGGCCTCCTTCATCGCGGCCGGCACGGCCTATGCCTCGCATGGCATCCCGATGGTGCCGTTCTACATTTACTATTCCATGTTTGGCTTCCAGCGCGTGGGGGATCTGATGTGGCTGGCGGGCGACATCCGCGCCCGGGGCTTTCTGCTGGGGGCCACCTGCGGGCGGACCACCCTCAATGGCGAGGGCCTGCAACACCAGGATGGCCACAGTCTGCTGTTGGCCAGCACCATCCCCACGCTGTTGACGTACGATCCCGCCTTCGCGTACGAGATCGCTGTCATCATTTGCGATGGCTTGCGCCGGATGTATCAGGAGGGCGAGGATATTTTTTACTACCTCACCCTGTACAACGAAAATTACCCCATGCCCCCGATGCCGGCCGGGGCGGAGGAGGGCATCCTCAAGGGGTTGTACAAGTACAAGGCGGCGCCGGAGGGCTTGAAGCACAAGGCCCACATTCTGGGCAGCGGCACGATCATTCATTCCGCCCTCAAGGCTCAGGAGATCCTGGCCTCCCGGTACGGCGTGGGCGCCGATGTTTGGAGCGCCACCAATTACAAAAAGCTGCGCACGGATGCCCTGCTGGCGCGCCGCTGGAACATGCTCCATCCGGAGGCGGCGCCGCGGAAATCGTATGTGGAGACTCTGCTGGAGAAAGAAAGCGGTCCTTTTGTGGCCGTTTCCGATCACATGAAGAGCGTGCCGGATCAGATTGCGCCCTGGGTACCGGGCGGCCTCTTTACTCTGGGCACGGACGGTTTTGGCCGCAGCGACACGCGCGCCCGGCTGCGCCGGTTCTTCGAGGTGGACGCCGAGTGCACGGTCATTGCCACGCTGTATGCGTTGAGCCTGCGTGGCAAAATTAAACCGGCAGTGGTCACCCAGGCCATCCACGATTTGGGCGTGGATCCGGAGAAGGCGTTTCCGGAGCTGGTGTGA
- a CDS encoding RNA polymerase sigma factor gives MSRDAAAHGEPTEADLKRWVQAWLRRRDEAAARALIDALYPTVMAIIRARRIAAAAEQDVAQEVLVKFFEKLGAWSERAPLRHWVARIATNQCLDYLRAESRKKEWRLADLTEEEAQALEHSLVSPERLADLQTGTVELAQKLLARLTPEERVVIEMLDMEGRTATEVQQLTGWSSVAIRVRAFRARRKLRQWMQRLGSRL, from the coding sequence GTGTCCCGGGATGCAGCGGCTCATGGAGAACCGACAGAGGCCGACCTCAAGCGCTGGGTGCAGGCGTGGCTGCGCCGGCGCGATGAGGCCGCGGCCCGGGCGTTGATTGACGCCCTGTATCCCACGGTGATGGCCATTATCCGCGCCCGGCGCATTGCGGCGGCGGCGGAGCAGGATGTGGCGCAGGAAGTGCTGGTCAAGTTTTTTGAAAAACTGGGCGCGTGGAGCGAACGCGCGCCGCTGCGGCATTGGGTGGCGCGCATCGCCACCAACCAATGCCTTGATTATCTGCGGGCCGAAAGCCGCAAGAAGGAATGGCGGCTGGCGGATTTGACGGAAGAAGAAGCCCAGGCGCTGGAGCATAGTCTGGTGTCGCCGGAGCGGCTGGCGGATCTGCAGACCGGGACGGTGGAGCTGGCGCAAAAACTGCTGGCCCGGTTGACGCCGGAGGAGCGGGTGGTTATTGAGATGCTGGATATGGAAGGCCGCACGGCCACTGAAGTGCAGCAGTTGACCGGGTGGTCCAGCGTGGCAATCCGGGTGCGCGCCTTTCGGGCCCGGCGCAAATTGCGGCAATGGATGCAACGATTGGGAAGCAGGCTATGA
- the typA gene encoding translational GTPase TypA — MQHIRNIAIIAHVDHGKTTLVDCLLKQSGTFRANQAIAAEERIMDSMDLEREKGITIRAKNAAFKYKDYHINIVDTPGHADFGGEVERIMNMIDGVLLVVDAAEGPQAQTRFVLRKALEAGAKPIVVINKIDRENAQPHRVLDQVFDLFLSLHATDEQLDFPVIYASAKDGYAREKLEDTTDHMGPLFEAIVRHIPPPRARAGEGFQLLVANLDYSDYLGRIAFGKIYSGKIKVGDNAVCLHGNGAKTPGKITAIFHFEGLKRIEVPEAHAGDIVGVTGFEEVFIGETIADSEERPALPFVPIDPPTIQMQFAVNDGPLAGTEGHLVTARHLKERLMKELRTNVSLRVEDTDAPNIFNVSGRGEMQIAILVEQMRREGYEVLVSRPEVIFRQDAQGNLLEPIEKMFLEIPKEYMGPVLENLANRKAEITHMDHHGEHVTVEALIPMRGLIGFETDLVNMTRGLGVMSHLFHEYGPFRGEIISRKNGSLVSIEDGIATAYALNMNQERGRLFIEPGDRVYKGMIVGENARENDIPVNPCKTKHLTNMRSQGEGKGIQLEPPLRMSLERALEYIGPDEYVEATPKSLRLRKKELDETKRKRAAQKGGVRVIAPAA, encoded by the coding sequence ATGCAGCACATTCGCAATATCGCGATCATCGCCCACGTGGACCATGGCAAGACCACGTTGGTGGATTGCTTGTTGAAACAGTCGGGCACCTTCCGCGCCAATCAGGCCATTGCGGCCGAGGAGCGGATCATGGATTCCATGGATTTGGAGCGCGAGAAAGGCATCACCATCCGCGCCAAAAACGCCGCTTTCAAATATAAGGATTACCACATCAACATCGTGGACACTCCCGGCCACGCCGACTTTGGCGGCGAGGTGGAGCGCATCATGAACATGATTGACGGGGTGTTGCTGGTGGTGGACGCCGCGGAAGGCCCGCAGGCCCAGACCCGTTTTGTGTTGCGGAAGGCGCTCGAGGCGGGGGCCAAGCCGATCGTGGTCATCAACAAGATTGACCGGGAGAACGCGCAGCCGCATCGCGTGCTGGACCAGGTTTTTGATTTGTTTCTCTCGCTGCATGCCACCGATGAGCAGCTCGATTTCCCCGTGATTTATGCCAGCGCGAAGGATGGTTACGCCCGCGAGAAACTGGAGGACACCACTGATCACATGGGGCCGCTCTTCGAGGCCATCGTGCGGCACATCCCCCCGCCGCGCGCGCGAGCGGGCGAGGGTTTCCAACTGCTGGTGGCCAATCTGGATTATTCGGACTACCTCGGGCGAATTGCTTTTGGCAAAATCTACAGCGGCAAAATCAAGGTGGGCGACAACGCCGTGTGTCTGCACGGCAACGGCGCCAAAACGCCAGGCAAAATCACCGCCATTTTCCATTTTGAAGGCCTCAAGCGCATCGAAGTGCCCGAGGCTCATGCCGGCGACATCGTGGGCGTGACCGGCTTTGAAGAGGTGTTCATCGGGGAGACGATCGCCGATTCGGAAGAGCGTCCCGCCCTGCCGTTTGTGCCCATTGATCCGCCCACCATTCAGATGCAGTTTGCCGTGAATGACGGGCCGCTGGCCGGCACGGAGGGGCACCTGGTCACGGCGCGCCATTTGAAGGAGCGCCTGATGAAGGAGCTGCGGACCAACGTGTCGCTGCGGGTGGAGGATACTGACGCCCCCAACATCTTCAATGTCAGCGGGCGCGGGGAGATGCAAATCGCCATTCTGGTGGAGCAAATGCGCCGGGAGGGCTATGAAGTGCTGGTGTCCCGCCCGGAGGTGATTTTCCGGCAGGATGCCCAGGGCAACCTGCTGGAGCCGATTGAAAAGATGTTTCTGGAGATCCCCAAGGAGTACATGGGGCCGGTGCTGGAAAACCTGGCCAACCGCAAGGCGGAGATCACCCACATGGATCATCATGGCGAGCACGTGACGGTGGAGGCGCTGATTCCCATGCGGGGGTTGATTGGTTTTGAGACGGATCTGGTGAACATGACCCGCGGGCTGGGGGTGATGAGCCATTTGTTCCATGAATACGGCCCATTCCGCGGGGAGATCATTTCACGCAAGAACGGCTCGCTGGTCAGCATCGAGGATGGCATCGCCACGGCGTATGCCCTCAACATGAATCAGGAGCGTGGCCGGTTGTTCATCGAGCCGGGCGACCGGGTGTATAAGGGCATGATCGTGGGGGAAAACGCCCGGGAGAATGACATTCCCGTCAACCCCTGCAAAACCAAGCATCTGACCAACATGCGCTCGCAGGGCGAGGGCAAGGGCATTCAACTGGAGCCGCCGCTGCGCATGTCCCTGGAGCGCGCCCTGGAGTACATCGGGCCGGATGAGTACGTGGAAGCGACGCCCAAGAGCTTACGCCTGCGCAAGAAGGAGCTGGACGAGACCAAACGCAAGCGTGCCGCCCAGAAGGGCGGGGTGCGGGTCATCGCCCCGGCTGCCTGA
- the miaB gene encoding tRNA (N6-isopentenyl adenosine(37)-C2)-methylthiotransferase MiaB yields the protein MPSVYIKTYGCQMNARDSEAVAAQLVARGYTLAASEETADVILLNTCSVRDYAEQKALNKMRSLVTEQKRRRPGVVVGFLGCMAQSRGASLLDRLPDVDLILGTQKFHRTADYLEEILNGQRAKAVDTGEEPASEGKIREHLLAGNGPKAPTAFVSIMQGCNQYCTFCIVPYTRGQERSRPLEDIVAECRELVEQGVKEITLLGQIVTSYGRRMIPVRDGKSPFVQLLEAVHALEGLERLRFTAPHPKGYGDDLVEAYARLPKLAESAHIPAQSGSNRVLKLMHRGYTRERFLEIVRKLRQVNPGMGIITDLIAGFPGETEEDFEQTLSLVREAEFDQAFLFKYSPRRDTPAAMMEGQLPQALKEERHARLMEVVNEVAARRYQAMVGKTVEILVEGPSKRNPARLMGRTRCNKIVIFEGSERHIGQLLPVRITRAGNFALHGDPAILGMEKD from the coding sequence ATGCCCAGCGTGTACATCAAAACCTACGGCTGCCAGATGAACGCCCGCGACTCCGAGGCGGTGGCGGCCCAACTGGTGGCCCGCGGCTACACGCTGGCGGCCTCGGAAGAGACGGCGGATGTCATCCTGCTCAACACGTGCAGCGTGCGCGACTATGCCGAGCAAAAGGCGCTCAACAAAATGCGCTCGCTGGTGACCGAGCAGAAACGCCGCCGGCCGGGGGTGGTGGTGGGGTTTTTGGGCTGCATGGCCCAGAGCCGGGGCGCGTCGTTGCTGGACCGTTTGCCGGATGTAGATTTGATTCTCGGCACGCAGAAGTTTCACCGGACGGCTGATTATCTGGAGGAGATCCTCAACGGTCAGCGGGCCAAGGCGGTGGACACCGGCGAGGAACCGGCCAGCGAAGGAAAAATCCGCGAGCATTTGCTGGCCGGCAATGGTCCCAAGGCTCCCACGGCCTTTGTAAGCATCATGCAGGGATGCAACCAGTATTGCACGTTTTGCATTGTCCCTTATACCCGCGGCCAGGAGCGCAGCCGGCCACTGGAGGACATTGTCGCCGAATGCCGCGAGCTGGTGGAGCAGGGGGTGAAGGAGATCACGCTGTTGGGGCAGATTGTCACCAGTTACGGGCGGCGCATGATTCCGGTGCGCGACGGCAAATCGCCCTTTGTTCAACTCCTCGAGGCGGTGCATGCGCTGGAGGGACTGGAACGGCTGCGTTTCACCGCGCCGCATCCCAAGGGCTATGGCGATGATTTGGTGGAGGCTTATGCCCGCCTGCCCAAACTGGCCGAAAGCGCGCACATTCCCGCCCAAAGCGGCAGCAACCGGGTGCTCAAACTCATGCATCGCGGCTACACGCGGGAGCGGTTTCTGGAGATTGTGCGCAAACTCCGTCAGGTCAATCCCGGCATGGGCATCATCACCGACTTGATCGCCGGCTTTCCGGGGGAGACGGAGGAGGACTTTGAGCAAACGCTGTCGCTGGTGCGGGAAGCGGAGTTTGACCAGGCCTTTCTTTTCAAGTACAGCCCACGCCGCGATACGCCCGCCGCGATGATGGAGGGGCAACTGCCGCAGGCGCTCAAGGAAGAGCGCCATGCGCGGCTCATGGAGGTGGTCAATGAAGTGGCCGCCCGCCGCTATCAGGCGATGGTGGGCAAAACTGTCGAAATTCTCGTGGAAGGCCCCAGCAAGCGGAACCCGGCCCGTTTGATGGGCCGGACGCGGTGCAACAAAATCGTCATTTTTGAAGGCTCCGAGCGCCACATCGGCCAGCTCCTGCCGGTGCGCATCACCCGGGCCGGCAATTTTGCCCTGCATGGGGATCCGGCCATTTTGGGGATGGAAAAGGACTGA
- a CDS encoding 2-oxo acid dehydrogenase subunit E2: protein MDIKLPNLGEGAESGVVVSILVNVGDEISEGQNIIELETGKAVASIPASAGGKVESIRVKVGDKITPGTVILTVSGGGAPAAAPAPAPAAAKARPAPARPAAPPPAEEAAPAEEVETEAEAMPSVESTEQYFTPPASPTIRKLARELGIDLRRVKGSQHGGRIVMEDLRRYIQGLIRAVEKARSAPATPAAGGPAAAAPVSIDFAQWGPVTRAPFSPLRQVLSRRLVESVNTLPQVTQFDEADITGLLALRQQYAAAYEAKGARLTLTGFAMIALVAVLKKHPIFNSSLDEVTQEIVYKNYYHIGIAVDTEAGLLVPVIRDADRKSLLELSLALVEVANKARERKLAPADMQGGTCTISNQGPLGGGHFTPIVNKPECAILGLGRGALKPVVQPDGAVAPRTLLPLALSYDHRLVDGAQAARFITDLRAFLENFPAELVKI from the coding sequence ATGGACATCAAGCTGCCAAATTTGGGCGAAGGCGCTGAATCCGGCGTAGTGGTCAGCATCTTGGTCAACGTGGGTGACGAAATCAGCGAAGGCCAGAACATCATTGAATTGGAGACCGGCAAGGCGGTGGCCTCCATTCCCGCCAGCGCCGGGGGAAAGGTGGAGTCCATCCGGGTAAAAGTGGGTGACAAAATCACGCCCGGCACCGTTATTTTGACCGTCAGCGGCGGGGGAGCGCCCGCTGCCGCACCGGCGCCAGCGCCAGCGGCCGCCAAAGCCCGGCCCGCCCCGGCGCGCCCGGCCGCCCCGCCTCCCGCCGAAGAAGCTGCGCCGGCGGAGGAGGTGGAGACAGAGGCGGAGGCCATGCCTTCGGTGGAAAGCACCGAGCAATACTTCACTCCGCCGGCCTCTCCCACCATTCGCAAGCTGGCGCGGGAGTTGGGCATTGATTTGCGGCGGGTCAAAGGCTCGCAGCACGGCGGGCGCATTGTGATGGAGGATTTGCGCCGGTACATCCAGGGGTTGATTCGGGCCGTGGAAAAGGCCCGCAGCGCGCCGGCGACTCCGGCGGCGGGTGGTCCGGCGGCCGCGGCCCCGGTGAGCATTGACTTTGCCCAGTGGGGGCCGGTGACCCGCGCGCCGTTCAGTCCGCTGCGGCAGGTGCTTTCGCGGCGGCTGGTGGAGAGTGTGAACACTCTGCCGCAGGTGACGCAGTTTGACGAGGCCGACATTACCGGCCTGCTGGCGCTGCGGCAGCAGTACGCCGCGGCCTACGAAGCCAAGGGGGCACGGCTGACGCTGACGGGTTTTGCCATGATTGCTTTGGTGGCGGTGCTGAAGAAGCATCCCATTTTCAACAGCAGCCTGGATGAGGTAACACAGGAGATTGTCTATAAAAATTATTATCACATTGGCATTGCGGTGGACACCGAGGCCGGCCTGCTGGTGCCGGTGATCCGCGACGCGGATCGCAAGAGTCTCCTGGAGTTGTCCCTGGCGCTGGTGGAAGTGGCCAACAAGGCACGCGAGCGCAAGCTGGCGCCGGCCGACATGCAGGGCGGCACCTGTACCATTTCGAATCAAGGTCCGCTGGGGGGCGGCCATTTCACGCCGATTGTCAACAAGCCCGAATGCGCCATTTTGGGGTTGGGCCGCGGCGCGTTGAAACCGGTGGTGCAGCCGGATGGCGCGGTGGCGCCACGCACGCTGCTGCCCCTGGCGTTGTCCTACGATCACCGGCTGGTGGATGGCGCGCAGGCGGCGCGATTCATCACCGATTTGCGGGCTTTTCTGGAAAATTTCCCGGCCGAACTGGTGAAGATTTAA
- the lpdA gene encoding dihydrolipoyl dehydrogenase gives MEPIKTDLVVLGAGPGGYAAAFYAADLGKKVILVDQSPRLGGVCLNEGCIPSKALLHATKVLTEAKTFAEHGIVFGEPKIDVSKLRAWKDSVLQRLGAGVASLAKMRQVTVMTGRGYFESSDLLRVETPEGQKFLTYDKAIIAVGSKPAMPRAFDLGNPRVMTSREALELPDIPADLLVIGGGYIGMELGTVYAALGSRVTVVEALDNILSGADPDLARPVVNYARKNFRELRVKTRVLDMATAGKQIRVLMDVNGERVEELYDRVLVSVGRVPNGEDIGLENTRVIRDEKGFIKVNERMETTDPKLLAIGDIAGGVLLAHKAHKEARVAIESLCGEASVFKDVVIPAVVFTEPELAWCGLTEEEARQKGIKVEVAKFPWAASGRAMTFDKTEGMTKLIIDPESERILGAGIVGHGAGELIAEGVLAVEMGATAHDLAACIHPHPTLSETFMEAAEVFYGYATHAYSRRKRQAEA, from the coding sequence ATGGAACCGATCAAGACTGATTTAGTCGTCCTGGGCGCCGGCCCGGGCGGATATGCGGCGGCGTTTTATGCCGCTGATCTGGGCAAGAAGGTGATTCTGGTGGATCAATCCCCCCGTTTGGGCGGGGTGTGCTTGAATGAGGGCTGCATCCCTTCCAAGGCGCTGTTGCATGCCACCAAGGTGCTCACGGAGGCTAAAACGTTTGCCGAACACGGCATCGTTTTTGGCGAACCCAAAATTGACGTGAGCAAGCTGCGGGCGTGGAAGGATTCCGTGCTTCAGCGCCTCGGGGCCGGTGTGGCCAGCCTGGCCAAGATGCGGCAGGTCACGGTCATGACCGGCCGGGGTTACTTTGAAAGCTCGGATTTGCTGCGGGTGGAAACGCCCGAAGGCCAGAAATTTCTGACCTACGACAAGGCCATCATTGCGGTGGGCAGCAAGCCGGCCATGCCCCGGGCCTTTGATCTGGGCAATCCCCGCGTGATGACCTCGCGCGAGGCGCTGGAGCTGCCGGACATCCCGGCAGATTTGCTGGTCATAGGCGGGGGCTATATCGGGATGGAGTTGGGGACGGTGTATGCCGCCCTGGGCAGCCGGGTGACGGTGGTCGAGGCGCTGGACAACATCCTCTCGGGCGCCGATCCGGACCTGGCGCGGCCGGTGGTGAACTACGCCCGGAAAAATTTCCGCGAGCTGCGCGTTAAAACGCGGGTGCTCGACATGGCCACCGCCGGCAAACAAATCCGCGTGCTCATGGATGTGAATGGCGAGCGGGTGGAGGAGTTGTACGACCGCGTGCTGGTGTCGGTGGGCCGGGTGCCCAACGGCGAGGACATCGGGCTGGAAAACACGCGGGTCATCCGCGATGAAAAGGGGTTCATCAAGGTCAACGAGCGGATGGAGACTACGGATCCGAAATTGCTGGCGATTGGAGACATTGCCGGCGGTGTGCTCCTGGCGCACAAGGCCCACAAGGAAGCGCGGGTGGCGATCGAGAGCCTGTGCGGGGAGGCCAGTGTGTTCAAGGATGTGGTCATCCCCGCCGTGGTGTTCACCGAGCCGGAGCTGGCCTGGTGCGGCTTGACGGAAGAGGAGGCCCGCCAGAAGGGCATCAAGGTGGAGGTGGCCAAATTCCCGTGGGCCGCCAGTGGCCGGGCGATGACGTTCGACAAGACGGAGGGCATGACCAAGTTGATCATTGACCCGGAAAGCGAGCGCATCCTCGGGGCGGGCATTGTGGGGCACGGGGCGGGGGAGCTGATTGCCGAAGGGGTGCTGGCGGTGGAGATGGGGGCCACGGCGCATGATCTGGCGGCATGCATTCATCCGCATCCCACCCTCTCGGAAACTTTCATGGAGGCCGCCGAGGTCTTCTACGGTTACGCCACCCATGCCTATTCCCGGCGCAAACGGCAGGCGGAGGCATAA